From one Formosa sediminum genomic stretch:
- a CDS encoding FixH family protein: MKMNWGTGIVIAFACFIAFIMYFVVTMVTDNTYHHELVVEDYYKKELTLQSDIIKEENTLKLKENIAWSHNEDGLLLQFPKSLDASKISGTITLYRPSNKSLDFQIPIVLNNHSILIPKSKLVQGRWDLTVDWNSNNTSYLYKKSIVY, translated from the coding sequence ATGAAAATGAATTGGGGAACAGGAATTGTAATTGCTTTTGCATGCTTTATAGCATTCATTATGTACTTTGTTGTAACAATGGTAACCGACAACACATACCATCATGAGTTGGTTGTAGAAGATTATTACAAGAAAGAATTAACACTACAAAGCGATATTATTAAAGAAGAAAACACCTTGAAGTTAAAAGAGAATATAGCTTGGTCTCATAATGAAGATGGACTTTTACTTCAGTTTCCTAAATCTTTAGATGCGTCTAAAATTTCAGGAACCATTACACTTTACAGACCATCTAATAAATCTTTAGATTTTCAAATTCCTATCGTATTAAATAATCACAGTATATTAATACCTAAATCCAAATTAGTGCAAGGACGTTGGGATTTAACAGTAGACTGGAATTCAAACAACACCAGTTACCTCTATAAAAAATCTATAGTCTATTAA
- a CDS encoding sulfite exporter TauE/SafE family protein produces MFISAFIFGLLGSFHCIGMCGPIAFMLPVDRTHSIKKISQIFTYHFGRLLAYSIIGLVFGILGKGLYVFGLQQKLSIVIGVLLIVIVLLPYKTFNTYNFSKPIYKIISKVKKGMGVALQKKTADTFLTIGFLNGFLPCGLVYMAVLSSIATAQPLHGAFYMFIFGLGTIPLMTSAIYFGNMLTAIAKKRIQKLIPAFVIIIGVLFIFRGLGLGIPYISPNINTDNVHSSMMECAP; encoded by the coding sequence ATGTTTATATCAGCCTTTATATTTGGTCTATTAGGGAGTTTTCATTGCATAGGCATGTGTGGACCTATTGCTTTTATGCTTCCTGTAGATAGAACCCACTCCATAAAAAAAATAAGTCAAATCTTCACTTATCATTTTGGCAGATTACTTGCCTATAGTATAATCGGGCTTGTATTTGGTATATTAGGAAAGGGATTATACGTTTTTGGACTTCAACAAAAATTATCTATAGTAATTGGTGTATTATTAATAGTAATAGTACTCCTACCCTATAAAACATTTAACACCTACAATTTTTCAAAACCTATTTATAAAATTATTTCAAAAGTAAAAAAAGGAATGGGTGTCGCCCTTCAAAAAAAAACAGCAGATACTTTTTTAACCATTGGGTTTCTTAACGGTTTTCTGCCGTGCGGTTTAGTGTATATGGCCGTACTGTCTTCTATCGCTACAGCTCAGCCTTTACATGGTGCTTTTTATATGTTTATATTTGGATTAGGAACCATTCCATTAATGACTTCGGCTATATATTTTGGAAATATGTTAACGGCTATAGCTAAAAAACGAATTCAAAAATTAATACCTGCATTTGTTATTATTATTGGAGTATTATTCATTTTTAGAGGATTAGGACTTGGAATTCCGTATATATCTCCTAATATAAATACAGACAATGTGCATAGCAGCATGATGGAGTGTGCACCATAA